A region from the Cellvibrio sp. PSBB006 genome encodes:
- a CDS encoding SCP2 domain-containing protein codes for MDATLSTAALAGLEKLINTALRYDPGTRIALTSLADQVLAIQVTAPAFTVYLTPDDAGICLMGHWEGEVHTRLRGSLPALARLARSEQTTFADSGVEVIGNTGLLVDLQRLLKNLDIDWEEALTEIVGDVVGHQGAEMLRSGARYTQDRAGEAKRLVSEFLTEELGTLPSRNELEGFYQDVDDLRLQADRLEARIKEFLQHGKNG; via the coding sequence ATGGACGCCACCCTCTCCACGGCGGCTCTCGCCGGACTGGAAAAGCTCATCAACACCGCCCTGCGCTATGATCCGGGCACCCGCATCGCCTTGACGAGCCTGGCCGATCAGGTACTGGCCATCCAGGTCACCGCGCCGGCATTTACGGTTTACCTCACGCCCGACGACGCGGGTATTTGCCTCATGGGCCATTGGGAAGGTGAAGTCCATACCCGCTTGCGCGGCTCCCTGCCTGCCCTGGCGCGCCTTGCACGCAGTGAACAGACGACCTTTGCTGACAGTGGTGTAGAGGTGATTGGTAACACGGGGTTGCTGGTGGATTTGCAGCGCCTGCTGAAAAATCTGGATATCGATTGGGAAGAAGCGTTGACGGAAATTGTTGGCGATGTGGTGGGACACCAGGGCGCGGAGATGCTGCGCAGCGGCGCGCGTTATACGCAGGATCGTGCCGGTGAAGCGAAGCGTTTGGTGAGTGAGTTTTTGACCGAAGAACTAGGCACATTACCTTCCAGAAATGAATTGGAAGGGTTTTATCAGGATGTGGATGATCTGCGGTTGCAGGCGGATCGTTTGGAAGCGCGGATCAAAGAGTTTTTACAGCACGGCAAAAACGGTTGA
- the ubiB gene encoding ubiquinone biosynthesis regulatory protein kinase UbiB, with amino-acid sequence MIVLLRLLTILRVFLRYRLDQILPTEQLSFGMRLLLLPCKLFPTPSLNRGERLRRAFEDLGPIFIKFGQLLSTRPDLIPDDIVRELNHLQDNVKPFDANQFRALVELALGAKVEDIFLEYEQEPLASASVAQVHGAVLKDGQRVVIKIIRPGIERIIEQDVQLLLHLAKLVEKHSRDGKRLRPVEVVEDYRITIFDELDLQREAANASQLRRNFAKSPLLYVPEIYWDYTRNNILVMERIHGIPVTDIAALNAQNTNMKKLAERGVEIFFTQVFEHNFFHADMHPGNIFVAEEHPELPQYIAVDMAIVGSLTREDQYYLARNLLAMFRRDYRQVAELHVQSGWVPVHTRVEELEAAVRTVCEPIFEKPLKDISFGHVLISLFRTARRFDMEVQPQLVLLQKTLLNIEGLGRQLYPDLDLWTTAHPFLERWLKKRFHPTILWSELKRYAPEWMEKFPQVPHLVFNSLEQLQNLGEVAPQLQELRMQLDINERKRIHRRRRAVIALLAFGGAIAIAWPDIGDAVLRSVDDVTQMDIPVGSYILATIGAAALWFRR; translated from the coding sequence GTGATCGTATTGCTTCGTCTACTGACTATCCTGCGTGTTTTCCTGCGCTATCGTCTGGATCAAATTTTGCCGACCGAACAACTATCGTTCGGTATGCGGTTGTTGTTACTGCCCTGCAAATTATTTCCCACGCCTTCCCTGAATCGCGGTGAACGCTTGCGGCGGGCGTTTGAAGATCTGGGGCCGATCTTTATTAAATTTGGTCAGTTACTCTCTACCCGCCCGGATTTGATTCCCGACGATATCGTGCGTGAGCTCAATCACCTGCAAGACAATGTTAAACCCTTTGATGCCAATCAATTTCGCGCGTTGGTGGAGTTGGCGTTGGGTGCGAAGGTCGAAGATATTTTTCTGGAGTACGAACAGGAGCCGTTGGCATCGGCGTCGGTTGCGCAGGTGCATGGTGCGGTGTTGAAGGACGGGCAGCGGGTGGTGATCAAAATTATCCGTCCTGGTATCGAACGCATTATCGAGCAGGACGTACAGCTGCTGTTGCACCTCGCGAAGCTCGTTGAAAAACACAGCCGCGACGGCAAGCGCCTGCGCCCGGTTGAAGTGGTGGAAGATTATCGCATCACCATCTTTGATGAGCTGGACCTGCAACGCGAAGCTGCCAACGCGTCACAGTTGCGCCGCAACTTTGCCAAGTCGCCCTTGTTGTATGTGCCGGAAATTTACTGGGATTACACACGCAACAATATTCTGGTGATGGAGCGCATCCACGGTATTCCGGTCACTGATATTGCCGCATTGAATGCGCAGAATACCAACATGAAAAAATTGGCCGAGCGCGGCGTAGAGATTTTTTTCACGCAGGTGTTCGAGCATAATTTTTTCCATGCGGACATGCACCCCGGCAATATCTTTGTGGCGGAGGAGCATCCCGAGTTACCGCAATATATTGCGGTGGATATGGCCATCGTCGGCTCGCTGACGCGGGAGGATCAATATTATCTGGCGCGCAATCTGCTGGCGATGTTCCGCCGCGATTATCGCCAGGTTGCCGAGCTGCATGTGCAAAGCGGTTGGGTGCCGGTCCACACGCGTGTGGAAGAGTTGGAAGCGGCAGTGCGTACCGTGTGCGAACCGATCTTTGAAAAGCCGCTAAAAGATATTTCCTTCGGCCATGTGCTGATCAGCCTGTTCCGCACCGCGCGCCGCTTTGATATGGAAGTGCAACCGCAATTGGTGTTGCTGCAAAAAACCTTACTGAATATCGAAGGGCTGGGCCGCCAGCTTTATCCGGATCTGGATCTCTGGACCACGGCGCATCCGTTCCTCGAACGCTGGCTGAAGAAACGTTTCCACCCCACCATCTTGTGGAGCGAATTAAAACGCTACGCGCCGGAGTGGATGGAAAAATTTCCGCAGGTGCCGCACCTGGTGTTTAACAGCCTGGAGCAATTGCAGAATCTCGGAGAGGTTGCGCCGCAACTGCAGGAGCTTCGCATGCAGTTGGATATCAATGAACGTAAACGCATCCATCGGCGTCGCCGTGCGGTCATTGCGTTACTGGCATTCGGCGGTGCAATAGCCATTGC